The following coding sequences lie in one Myxococcales bacterium genomic window:
- a CDS encoding sigma 54-interacting transcriptional regulator, producing the protein MGFHADDGVSKTDVWVSAAEGGVRVVALWDAHVVTKKLAAGGVYTIGRAPECEIRVDHQSVSRRHARVHVGETLRIEDLGSANGTIVGRRRLAENSTIDWQPGDLLIIGACTLFLQSTEQSRDELVPAQTPTVALPWPATGAMGRIAKVLSLVAPGDITVLLLGETGVGKELAAETVHRASRRAERAFVRLNCAALPENLLESELFGYERGAFTGADKQKPGLLEGADKGTVFLDEIGELPLPTQAKLLRVLESREVTRLGSVTPRKIDVRFVAATNRDLGEQVAKGGFRKDLLFRLSGMPVYIPALRERREEILPLARRFAAESCAHLGRPAKELTPRTLAALEGHSWPGNVRELRNVMERAVLLSENAPIDVEHLALDSGTAPLDAAPMSADPTSITQPSPLEPSGDLDLRRAMSDFERAQIERALEAAGGNQTRAAELLGISRRALVTKLGEYGLTHKKPR; encoded by the coding sequence ATGGGATTTCACGCCGACGATGGGGTCTCCAAGACGGATGTCTGGGTGAGCGCGGCCGAGGGAGGCGTGCGCGTCGTTGCCCTGTGGGACGCGCACGTCGTCACCAAGAAGCTGGCTGCCGGTGGGGTGTACACCATCGGACGCGCCCCGGAGTGTGAGATCCGAGTCGATCACCAGAGTGTCTCGCGCCGGCACGCACGAGTGCACGTCGGAGAGACCCTCCGCATCGAAGATCTCGGCAGCGCCAACGGCACGATCGTCGGGCGCAGACGCCTGGCCGAGAATTCGACAATCGACTGGCAGCCCGGCGACCTGTTGATCATCGGAGCGTGCACGCTCTTCCTGCAATCGACGGAGCAGTCACGCGATGAGCTGGTGCCAGCCCAGACGCCGACCGTGGCGCTGCCCTGGCCCGCGACCGGAGCCATGGGACGCATCGCCAAGGTGCTCAGCCTGGTCGCGCCCGGTGACATTACCGTGCTCTTGCTGGGTGAGACCGGGGTCGGCAAGGAGCTGGCCGCCGAGACCGTGCATCGTGCGTCGCGGCGGGCCGAGCGGGCCTTCGTGCGGCTGAACTGCGCGGCTCTGCCGGAGAACCTGCTCGAGAGCGAGCTGTTCGGCTACGAGCGTGGCGCGTTCACCGGCGCCGACAAACAGAAACCCGGGCTGCTCGAGGGCGCCGACAAGGGCACCGTCTTTCTGGACGAGATCGGCGAGCTCCCGCTGCCCACGCAGGCCAAGCTGCTGCGCGTGCTCGAGAGTCGAGAGGTGACTCGGCTGGGCTCGGTGACACCCCGCAAGATCGACGTGCGCTTCGTGGCTGCGACCAATCGTGACCTCGGCGAGCAGGTGGCCAAGGGCGGGTTCCGCAAAGATCTGCTGTTCCGCCTGAGCGGCATGCCCGTTTACATCCCGGCGCTGCGCGAGCGGCGCGAAGAAATCTTGCCGCTGGCCCGGCGATTTGCCGCCGAATCCTGCGCTCACCTCGGGCGCCCAGCGAAGGAGCTCACTCCGCGGACGCTCGCCGCGCTGGAGGGCCACAGCTGGCCGGGCAACGTGCGCGAGTTGCGCAACGTGATGGAGCGCGCGGTCCTGTTGTCGGAGAACGCTCCGATCGACGTGGAGCACCTTGCGCTCGACAGCGGCACGGCGCCGTTGGACGCCGCGCCGATGAGCGCAGACCCCACGTCGATCACTCAACCGTCTCCGCTCGAGCCCTCCGGCGATCTCGATCTGCGTCGCGCGATGTCCGACTTCGAAAGAGCGCAGATCGAGCGCGCGCTCGAGGCCGCTGGAGGAAATCAGACCCGCGCCGCCGAGCTGCTCGGCATCTCACGCCGGGCGCTGGTGACGAAGCTGGGCGAGTACGGGCTCACCCACAAAAAGCCGCGCTGA
- a CDS encoding protein kinase produces MSEIRRERRVLGRYLLADAIAAGGMATIHLGRLLGPVGFARTVAIKRLHPQFAKDPEFVAAFLDEARLAARIQHPNVAQTLDVVATEGELFLVMEYVVGESLARLMKRLRRRNLALPPPIASAVVTHTLYGLHAAHDAKSDDGEPLAIVHRDVSPHNILVGVDGITRVVDFGIAKAAKRTKETEVGRIKGKIAYMAPEQVKSEPLDRRSDVFAAGIVLWEALTGRRLFEDTDPFLVMSQVLEAPLVPPSRHIPALSPEVDAVVMRALSRPRELRFQTAREMAIALERALMPALSREVGEWVENTVGDEIRERGRALSSLEREESESGVTASLLPTSAAGDDATADYQHSVVAELRVEPTTEVTTRMPMAQSEPAAARAVEAAVPIHAGLSEQPGAGGARRTVLTGAGVGALVFIAIVLGVTSLRGSRTQGTASGAPETSAPATTGTPLASASAGIGRAPAVSDASAPGAESSQEPATPALESADLPTPRPVFNSKPVPRVPKSPKPNCTPPYWVDGDGIKHYKKECNLGK; encoded by the coding sequence GTGAGTGAGATCCGCCGAGAGCGTCGGGTGCTCGGGCGCTATCTCCTGGCCGATGCCATCGCTGCCGGTGGCATGGCGACCATCCATCTTGGGCGCCTGCTCGGACCGGTCGGATTCGCTCGCACCGTCGCCATCAAGCGGCTGCACCCGCAGTTCGCCAAAGATCCCGAGTTCGTCGCTGCGTTCCTCGACGAAGCGCGCCTGGCCGCGCGCATTCAACACCCGAACGTGGCGCAGACCCTGGACGTCGTGGCGACCGAGGGCGAGCTCTTTCTGGTGATGGAGTACGTGGTCGGCGAGTCGCTGGCTCGGTTGATGAAACGACTGCGGCGCCGGAACCTCGCGCTCCCACCCCCGATTGCCAGCGCGGTGGTCACGCACACACTTTATGGCTTGCACGCTGCGCACGATGCGAAGAGTGACGACGGCGAGCCGCTTGCCATCGTTCACCGCGACGTCTCCCCTCACAACATCTTGGTAGGTGTCGACGGCATCACTCGCGTCGTCGACTTCGGCATCGCGAAGGCTGCAAAACGCACCAAAGAGACCGAGGTCGGGCGTATCAAGGGCAAGATCGCGTACATGGCGCCGGAGCAGGTAAAGAGTGAGCCGCTCGACCGACGTTCGGATGTGTTTGCCGCGGGCATCGTGCTCTGGGAAGCGCTCACGGGTCGTCGGCTGTTCGAGGACACCGATCCGTTCTTGGTGATGTCGCAGGTGCTAGAAGCGCCGCTCGTGCCACCCAGTCGACACATACCGGCGCTGTCGCCGGAGGTCGACGCGGTCGTGATGCGCGCGTTGTCTCGGCCCCGCGAGTTGCGCTTTCAGACGGCGCGAGAGATGGCCATCGCGCTCGAGCGAGCGCTGATGCCGGCGCTCTCGCGCGAGGTCGGTGAGTGGGTGGAAAACACGGTCGGTGACGAGATCCGAGAGCGGGGGCGAGCGCTCTCCAGCCTCGAGCGAGAGGAGAGTGAGAGTGGGGTGACGGCGAGTCTTCTGCCCACCTCGGCCGCGGGGGACGACGCGACCGCCGACTACCAACACTCGGTGGTCGCGGAGCTTCGAGTCGAGCCAACCACCGAGGTCACGACCCGGATGCCGATGGCTCAGTCAGAGCCGGCTGCCGCACGCGCCGTGGAGGCAGCGGTACCGATTCACGCAGGCCTGAGCGAACAGCCGGGCGCGGGCGGTGCGCGGCGCACGGTGCTGACGGGCGCGGGAGTGGGCGCGCTCGTGTTCATCGCAATCGTGCTCGGTGTGACCTCGCTGCGTGGCTCACGTACGCAGGGCACCGCGAGCGGCGCTCCGGAGACTTCCGCCCCTGCAACGACCGGCACGCCGCTCGCGAGTGCGAGTGCTGGAATCGGGCGCGCGCCCGCTGTCAGTGACGCCTCCGCGCCAGGGGCGGAGAGCAGCCAGGAGCCCGCCACGCCAGCCTTGGAGAGTGCCGACCTACCGACGCCCAGGCCAGTGTTCAATTCGAAGCCCGTCCCGCGCGTGCCGAAGAGCCCGAAGCCAAACTGCACGCCACCCTATTGGGTCGATGGCGACGGCATCAAACACTACAAGAAGGAGTGCAATCTCGGAAAATGA